In Gopherus flavomarginatus isolate rGopFla2 chromosome 5, rGopFla2.mat.asm, whole genome shotgun sequence, one DNA window encodes the following:
- the LOC127052012 gene encoding uncharacterized protein LOC127052012 isoform X2, with protein MRQRGHSRDSVQCRVKVKELRQAYQKAKAANGRSGSGPKTCRFYAELHAILGGCATTSPPLSVNSEVGVIISAIADDSAEGEDEEEEEEDEIAETTQHSILPNSQELFLTQTELPSQSSQATSPDNEAMEATSAAHFSSLPTRVRRIGQIRRLRKKRTQEEMFTEIMAVTRSERAHLGEWKDVVAKYRKAASEREDRRDA; from the exons atgaggcagagaggccatagcagggactcggtgcagtgcagagttaaagtgaaggagctcagacaagcgtaccagaaagccaaagcagcaaatggcagatctggatctgggccaaaaacatgccgcttctacgcggagctgcatgcaattttagggggctgtgccacgacaagcccccccttgtctgtgaattccgaggtgggggtaataatctcagccattgctgatgattctgcggagggtgaagatgaggaggaggaagaggaggacgagattgcagagaccacacagcactccattctccccaacagccaggagctttttctcacccagacagaattaccctcccagtcctcccaagccactagcccagacaatgaagccatggaagcgacctctg ctgcacatttttcaagcctccctactcgagtccgaaggataggtcagataaggaggctgaggaagaagaggacacaggaggagatgttcacagaaatcatggcagtaacccgcagtgagagagctcatctgggggagtggaaagacgtggtagcaaagtacaggaaagctgccagtgaacgtgaggacaggagggacgcttga